One part of the Apus apus isolate bApuApu2 chromosome 23, bApuApu2.pri.cur, whole genome shotgun sequence genome encodes these proteins:
- the DENND2C gene encoding DENN domain-containing protein 2C isoform X1, giving the protein MHPAGSADSSFSRSAVQTLSRSHCRNIKQKISQWEGRTQGCSSKEKQQLKDFGVKYDPSCDALPKVKPEHTEKGRKTGCKDPKSLGLDFREDAQSCLHTDDHGDPKLCACSPASQAKEKGEWLAGSQDPGVALPPGNFYTSQAPRRRVDPLLPGKAPAIPLNLQRKQGNSSSTERELKIKGVHSLCRTERNLENIYSEAEGQEEDPAAVPPPKPRRTFRYLAEKGASSCSDASATREAPLQKQHGGDTVSSSNNPEKRMAGRRIRGRTQRKSFEFEDIQGFRNQMATSNSHRLREETNGTTGSRLVYTQSEDNIYEDIICPAKENPYEDIRALPLPLWKVPSVWKLPPSRNTSRAPKPPPKPPFLSRKTLELKPSQTSFQGKVVKDTTLPVTLTEWKLFRAVEAASRRKNLPWLVLKIQEIFDSKRGKKRVKLLSPAVREASPRKGETCGNESDTENKPKSRHKCLLQMQSASKRNPHYQTLERDLIELQEQRLFELFVVVSLHRNVPEVTFTPRIIQQFPSKPEHPFRQSKDTEERLKVIPKFCFPDPKDWFPTSDLKSETFSFVLTGEDGSRWFGYCKKLLPEGKGKRLPEVYCIVSRLGCFNLFSKILDEVEKRREMSPALVHPFMRSVMEAPFPAPGCTITVRSFLPGTGHEVMELRRPLDSRLEHVDFECLFKCLSVSHMIRVFASLLLERRVIFVADNLSTLSKCGHAAVATLYPFTWQHTYIPVLPTSMIDIVCSPTPFLIGILSCSLPQLQDLPIEEVLIVDLCADKFLQEVSDEDEILPHKLQAALVQILEERSEILSHEQSDTQGDMPLNSLVSEAFVQFFVEIIGHYSLHMSVTEKGERVFQRELFCKSHVSRSVRHFLHFFMETQMFAGFIQDRELSKNVVKGLFEVRALEYLKSIPEIEPTGMNKILRNLGSKMKFLQKR; this is encoded by the exons ATGCACCCAGCAGGGTCAGCAGACAGCAGCTTCTCCCGCTCTGCTGTGCAGACCCTCTCCCGGAGCCACTGCCGCAACATCAAACAGAAGATCTCTCAGTGGGAAGGGAGGACACAAGGGTGCTCcagcaaagagaaacagcagctgaaggacTTTGGAGTAAAGTATGATCCCAGCTGTGATGCTCTACCCAAAGTGAAGCCAGAGCATACAGAAAAGGGCAGAAAGACTGGCTGCAAAGATCCAAAGAGTTTGGGTTTGGACTTCAGGGAAGATGCACAGAGCTGTTTGCACACTGATGACCATGGTGACCCCAAGCTCTGTGCATGCAGCCCAGCTTCCCAAGCCAAGGAGAAAGGAGAGTGGCTGGCAGGCTCCCAGGACCCAGGGGTAGCACTGCCCCCAGGGAACTTCTATACCTCACAAGCTCCACGGAGAAGAGTAGATCCCCTTCTGCCTGGCAAAGCCCCAGCAATTCCCTTGAACCTTCAGAGGAAGCAAGGGAACTCTAGTTCCACAGAAAGAGAACTTAAAATCAAAGGAGTGCACTCTCTCTGCAGGACAGAGAGGAACTTGGAAAACATTTACTCTGAGGCTGAGGGGCAAGAGGAAGATCCAGCTGCTGTCCCACCACCCAAGCCCCGTAGGACCTTCCGCTATCTTGCAGAAAAGGGTGCTAGTAGCTGTAGTGATGCCAGTGCTACCAGGGAAGCTCCCCTGCAAAAACAGCATGGAGGAGACACGGTGTCATCCTCCAACAATCCTGAGAAGAGAATGGCCGGCAGGAGGATCCGAGGGAGAACTCAGAG GAAATCTTTTGAGTTTGAGGACATCCAGGGCTTCCGCAACCAGATGGCaaccagcaactcccacaggCTGCGAGAAGAGACAAATGGCACTACAGGATCCAGGCTCGTCTACACACAGTCAGAAGACAACATCTACGAGGACATTATCT GTCCTGCAAAAGAGAACCCCTATGAAGATATTAGAGCATTGCCCTTGCCCCTGTGGAAGGTCCCATCTGTCTGGAAGCTACCACCCTCCCGGAACACCAGTAGGGCTCCCAAG CCTCCCCCAAAACCTCCCTTCCTTAGTCGCAAGACTCTTGAGCTAAAGCCTTCCCAGACAAGTTTCCAAGGGAAAGTGGTGAAGGACACTACCTTGCCTGTCACACTGACAGAGTGGAAGCTGTTCCGAGCAGTAGAGGCTGCTAGCAGGAGAAAGAACTTGCCCTGG CtggtattaaaaatacaggagaTCTTTGATTCTAAGCGAGGAAAAAAGAGGGTGAAGttgctcagccctgctgtgaGAGAAGCATCTCCACGGAAAG GTGAAACCTGTGGGAATGAAAGTGATACGGAAAATAAGCCAAAAA GTCGACATAAGTGCCTGCTGCAGATGCAGTCAGCCTCCAAGAGGAACCCTCACTACCAGACTTTGGAGAGGGATTTGATCGAGCTCCAGGAGCAGCGGCTGTTTGAGCTGTTTGTGGTGGTGTCGCTGCACAGGAACGTGCCGGAGGTGACGTTCACACCACGGATCATACAGCAGTTCCCCAGCAAG CCTGAACATCCCTTCAGACAGTCAAAGGATACTGAGGAGAGGCTAAAGGTCATTCCTAAATTCTGCTTTCCAGATCCCAAAGACTGGTTTCCCACATCagaccttaaaag tgaaacattttcttttgtgttgacTGGTGAGGATGGCAGCCGCTGGTTTGGGTACTGTAAGAAGCTCCTG ccagaagggaaagggaagcgTCTTCCTGAGGTATATTGCATCGTCAGCCGCCTGGGCTGCTTCAACCTCTTCTCCAAG ATCTTAGATGAAGTGGAGAAGCGGCGAGAgatgtccccagccctggtgcACCCGTTCATGCGCAGTGTGATGGAggctcctttccctgctcctgggtgCACCATCACTGTCAGGAGCTTCCTGCCAGGCACGGGACACGAG GTGATGGAGCTTCGCCGCCCCTTGGATTCTCGACTTGAACACGTTGACTTTGAATGCCTGTTTAAGTGTCTAAGTGTCTCTCACATGATTCGGGTCTTTGCTTCTCTCCTGCTGGAAAGGAGGGTGATCTTTGTTGCTGACAACTTAAG CACTTTGTCTAAATGTGGCCACGCCGCAGTTGCAACACTTTATCCCTTCACTTGGCAACACACCTACATACCAGTCCTGCCAACTTCTATGATCGATATTGTGTGCTCCCCAACCCCGTTCTTAATTGGCATTCTCTCCTGCTCGTTACCACAGCTCCAGGACCTGCCCATAGAAGAG GTTCTGATTGTTGATCTTTGTGCTGACAAGTTCTTGCAAGAG gtATCAGATGAGGATGAGATCCTGCCTCATAAACTCCAGGCTGCGCTTGTACAAATATTGGAAGAACGAAGTGAAATCTTGTCACATGAGCAGAGTGACACACAAG GTGACATGCCTCTGAACTCCCTCGTCTCTGAAGCTTTTGTGCAGTTCTTTGTGGAGATCATTGGACACTACTCCCTGCACATGAGTGTCACAGAGAAGGGGGAGAGGGTGTTTCAACGGGAGCTGTTCTGTAAATCCCACGTGTCACGCAGCGTGCGTCACTTCTTGCACTTCTTCATGGAAACGCAGATGTTTGCAGGGTTCATTCAGGATCGGGAGCTAAGTAAGAATGTGGTCAAAG GCCTTTTTGAGGTCCGTGCCTTGGAGTATTTGAAGAGTATTCCAGAGATAGAACCAACTGGAATGAACAAAATCCTTCGCAATCTTG GAAGCAAAATGAAGTTTCTTCAGAAGCGCTGA
- the AMPD1 gene encoding AMP deaminase 1 isoform X2: MSRMIIPEVDEALRSFAEKVFASEVKDEETRQEISPFDVEEICPISREEMRAHMMLRESSATTEKRRKRLLRLKTIALAVPVAQKSSTRLSTIEEAISASPLYQTVPDFQRVQITGDYASGVTIEDFEVVCKGLYRALCIREKHMQESVQRFPRTPAQYLRAIEGEVWRPSDTGPVFTPPVKDGQDPFETGNLAEDLGYHIQMKDGIVYVYGDKAAVDRNEPKDLPYPNLKHFVDDMNFLLALIAQGPVKTYAHRRLKFLSSKFQVHEMLNEMEEMKELKNNPHRDFYNCRKVDTHIHAAACMNQKHLLRFIKKSYHVDADRVVYDAKGKQLTLKQLFQQLNMHPYDLTVDSLDVHAGRQTFQRFDKFNDKYNPVGASELRDLYLKTENAINGEYFATIIKEVGSDLEDAKYQYAEPRLSIYGRSAEEWPKLASWFNKHRVYSPNMKWMIQVPRIYDVFRSKNFLPHFGKMLENIFVPLFEATVNPQAHKELSVFLRHRGMNTFLFRPHCGEAGAITHLLTAFMTADNISHGLNLKKSPVLQYLYFLARIPIAMSPLSNNSLFLEYAKNPLLDFHQKGLMVSLSTDDPMQFHYTKEALMEEYAIAAQVFKLSTCDMCEIARNSVLQCGMSHEEKAKFLGENYYEEGPQGNDIRKTNVPQIRMAYRYETWCYELNLIAEGLKTD, encoded by the exons ATGTCACGGATGATAATTCCAG AGGTGGATGAGGCTCTGCGCTCCTTTGCAGAGAAAGTCTTTGCTTCTGAGGTAAAAGATGAGGAGACCAGGCAAGAGATCTCTCCTTTTGATGTGGAAGAGATCTGCCCCATTTCACGTGAGGAAATGAGAGCACACATGATGCTTCGGGAGAGCTCTGCCACAACAGAAAAGCG GAGGAAGCGCCTACTCCGCCTGAAGACAATTGCATTGGCAGTCCCTGTGGCTCAGAAATCTTCAACCAGACTATCCACTATTGAAGAGGCCATCTCCGCCTCCCCGCTGTACCAGACTGTGCCTGACTTCCAGCGGGTGCAGATCACAGGGGATTATGCCTCTGGG GTGACAATTGAAGATTTTGAAGTTGTCTGCAAAGGCCTCTACCGTGCCCTGTGCATCCGAGAGAAGCACATGCAGGAGTCTGTGCAGCGCTTCCCCAGGACCCCGGCTCAGTACCTGCGCGCTATTGAGGGCGAGGTCTGGAGGCCGAGTGACACTGGCCCAG TGTTCACCCCACCAGTGAAGGATGGGCAGGACCCTTTTGAAACTGGGAATCTCGCCGAGGACCTGGGATACCACATCCAGATGAAGGATGGGATAGTTTATGTCTATGGAGACAAGGCAGCGGTTGACAGAAATGAGCCAAAGGACCTGCCCTATCCCAACCTCAAGCACTTCGTTGATGACATGAACTTTCTTTTGGCCCTTATTGCACAGGGGCCTGT TAAGACCTATGCTCATCGGCGCCTGAAGTTCCTCTCATCGAAGTTCCAAGTGCATGAAATGTTAAATGAGATGGAGGAGATGAAAGAGCTGAAGAATAACCCCCACCGGGACTTCTACAACTGCCGGAAG GTGGACACACACATCCATGCTGCAGCCTGCATGAACCAGAAGCATCTTCTGCGTTTTATCAAGAAATCATACCATGTGGATGCTGACCGTGTGGTTTATGATGCCAAGGGCAAACAGCTCACCCTGAAACAACTTTTCCAGCAACTCAATATGCACCCCTATGACCTAACAGTGGATTCCCTGGATGTCCATGCT GGCCGGCAGACGTTCCAGCGCTTTGACAAGTTCAATGACAAGTACAACCCTGTGGGTGCCAGCGAGCTGCGGGACCTCTATCTGAAGACAGAGAACGCTATTAATGGCGAGTACTTTGCTACTATCATCAAG GAGGTTGGCTCTGACCTGGAGGACGCCAAGTACCAATATGCGGAACCTCGTCTCTCAATCTACGGGCGATCAGCTGAGGAGTGGCCCAAGCTGGCCAGCTGGTTCAACAAACATCGGGTCTATTCCCCCAACATGAAGTGGATGATCCAAGTACCCAGGATATA TGATGTGTTCAGGTCTAAGAATTTCCTCCCACACTTCGGGAAGATgctggaaaatatatttgttccTTTGTTTGAGGCAACTGTCAATCCTCAAGCCCACAAAGAGCTGAGTGTCTTTCTACGCCAC CGTGGAATGAACACGTTCCTCTTTCGTCCACACTGCGGGGAAGCCGGGGCCATCACACACCTGCTTACAGCCTTTATGACAGCAGATAACATCTCCCATGGCCTCAACCTCAAGAAG AGCCCGGTGTTGCAGTATCTGTACTTCCTTGCCCGAATTCCCATTGCCATGTCCCCACTCAGCAACAACAGCCTCTTCCTGGAGTATGCAAAGAATCCATTGCTTGACTTCCACCAGAAGGGCCTCATGGTGTCCCTTTCTACAGATGACCCCATGCAGTTTCACTACACCAAG GAGGCCCTGATGGAGGAGTATGCCATTGCTGCCCAGGTCTTCAAGCTCAGCACCTGTGACATGTGTGAAATTGCCAGAAACAGTGTCCTGCAGTGTGGCATGTCCCACGAG GAGAAAGCCAAGTTCCTGGGTGAAAACTACTACGAAGAGGGGCCTCAAGGCAACGACATCAGAAAGACAAACGTGCCGCAGATCCGCATGGCCTACCGCTACGAGACCTGGTGCTACGAGCTCAACCTCATCGCCGAGGGCCTCAAAACCGACTAG
- the BCAS2 gene encoding pre-mRNA-splicing factor SPF27 isoform X1: MAGPGLVAGDVVVDALPYFDQGYEAPGVREAAAALVEEETRRYRPTKNYLSYLPAHDYSAFETEIMRNEFERLAARQPLELLSMKRYELPAPSSGQKNDITAWQECVNNSMAQLEHQAVRIENLELMSQHGCNAWKVYNDSGELNGSELAILWFPNIVLASAIRHLVHMIEQAQKELQKLRKSIQDLNWQRKNMQLTAGAKLREMESTWVSLVSKNYEIERTIVQLENEISQIKQQHGEANKENIQQDFQ; this comes from the exons ATGGCGGGCCCGGGCCTGGTGGCCGGCGACGTGGTGGTGGACGCGCTGCCCTACTTCGACCAGGGCTACGAGGCGCCGGGCGTCCGGGAGGCG GCCGCGGCGCTGGTGGAGGAGGAGACGCGGCGCTACCGGCCGACCAAGAACTATCTCAGCTACCTGCCGGCGCACGACTACAGCGCCTTCGAG ACCGAGATCATGCGGAACGAGTTCGAGCGCCTGGCGGCCCGGCAGCCCCTCGAGCTGCTCAGCATGAAGAG GTACGAGCTGCCGGCCCCGTCCTCCGGGCAGAAGAACGACATCACGGCGTGGCAGGAGTGTGTGAACAACTCCATGGCGCAGCTGGAGCACCAGGCCGTCCGCATCGAGAACCTGGAGCTAATGTCGCAGCACGGCTGTAACGCCTGGAAGGTGTACAACGA CTCTGGAGAGTTAAATGGGTCTGAACTGGCAATTCTGTGGTTTCCTAACATTGTACTTGCGTCTGCTATTAGACATCTGGTTCATATGATTGAGCAAGCCCAGAAGGAGCTTCAGAAGTTGAG GAAAAGCATTCAAGATCTGAACTGGCAGCGGAAGAACATGCAGCTCACAGCTGGGGCTAAGCTACGAGAAATGGAATCAAC ATGGGTCTCTCTTGTCAGTAAAAATTACGAGATTGAACGAACAATTGTGCAgctagaaaatgaaatttcacaAATCAAACAGCAGCACGGGGAAGCAAACAAGGAGAACATCCAGCAGGATTTCCAGTGA
- the AMPD1 gene encoding AMP deaminase 1 isoform X1, whose translation MSRMIIPEVDEALRSFAEKVFASEVKDEETRQEISPFDVEEICPISREEMRAHMMLRESSATTEKRRKRLLRLKTIALAVPVAQKSSTRLSTIEEAISASPLYQTVPDFQRVQITGDYASGVTIEDFEVVCKGLYRALCIREKHMQESVQRFPRTPAQYLRAIEGEVWRPSDTGPVFTPPVKDGQDPFETGNLAEDLGYHIQMKDGIVYVYGDKAAVDRNEPKDLPYPNLKHFVDDMNFLLALIAQGPVKTYAHRRLKFLSSKFQVHEMLNEMEEMKELKNNPHRDFYNCRKVDTHIHAAACMNQKHLLRFIKKSYHVDADRVVYDAKGKQLTLKQLFQQLNMHPYDLTVDSLDVHAGRQTFQRFDKFNDKYNPVGASELRDLYLKTENAINGEYFATIIKEVGSDLEDAKYQYAEPRLSIYGRSAEEWPKLASWFNKHRVYSPNMKWMIQVPRIYDVFRSKNFLPHFGKMLENIFVPLFEATVNPQAHKELSVFLRHITGFDSVDDESKHSGHMFCTKSPKPEQWTSEKNPSYTYYLYYMYANILVLNNLRRQRGMNTFLFRPHCGEAGAITHLLTAFMTADNISHGLNLKKSPVLQYLYFLARIPIAMSPLSNNSLFLEYAKNPLLDFHQKGLMVSLSTDDPMQFHYTKEALMEEYAIAAQVFKLSTCDMCEIARNSVLQCGMSHEEKAKFLGENYYEEGPQGNDIRKTNVPQIRMAYRYETWCYELNLIAEGLKTD comes from the exons ATGTCACGGATGATAATTCCAG AGGTGGATGAGGCTCTGCGCTCCTTTGCAGAGAAAGTCTTTGCTTCTGAGGTAAAAGATGAGGAGACCAGGCAAGAGATCTCTCCTTTTGATGTGGAAGAGATCTGCCCCATTTCACGTGAGGAAATGAGAGCACACATGATGCTTCGGGAGAGCTCTGCCACAACAGAAAAGCG GAGGAAGCGCCTACTCCGCCTGAAGACAATTGCATTGGCAGTCCCTGTGGCTCAGAAATCTTCAACCAGACTATCCACTATTGAAGAGGCCATCTCCGCCTCCCCGCTGTACCAGACTGTGCCTGACTTCCAGCGGGTGCAGATCACAGGGGATTATGCCTCTGGG GTGACAATTGAAGATTTTGAAGTTGTCTGCAAAGGCCTCTACCGTGCCCTGTGCATCCGAGAGAAGCACATGCAGGAGTCTGTGCAGCGCTTCCCCAGGACCCCGGCTCAGTACCTGCGCGCTATTGAGGGCGAGGTCTGGAGGCCGAGTGACACTGGCCCAG TGTTCACCCCACCAGTGAAGGATGGGCAGGACCCTTTTGAAACTGGGAATCTCGCCGAGGACCTGGGATACCACATCCAGATGAAGGATGGGATAGTTTATGTCTATGGAGACAAGGCAGCGGTTGACAGAAATGAGCCAAAGGACCTGCCCTATCCCAACCTCAAGCACTTCGTTGATGACATGAACTTTCTTTTGGCCCTTATTGCACAGGGGCCTGT TAAGACCTATGCTCATCGGCGCCTGAAGTTCCTCTCATCGAAGTTCCAAGTGCATGAAATGTTAAATGAGATGGAGGAGATGAAAGAGCTGAAGAATAACCCCCACCGGGACTTCTACAACTGCCGGAAG GTGGACACACACATCCATGCTGCAGCCTGCATGAACCAGAAGCATCTTCTGCGTTTTATCAAGAAATCATACCATGTGGATGCTGACCGTGTGGTTTATGATGCCAAGGGCAAACAGCTCACCCTGAAACAACTTTTCCAGCAACTCAATATGCACCCCTATGACCTAACAGTGGATTCCCTGGATGTCCATGCT GGCCGGCAGACGTTCCAGCGCTTTGACAAGTTCAATGACAAGTACAACCCTGTGGGTGCCAGCGAGCTGCGGGACCTCTATCTGAAGACAGAGAACGCTATTAATGGCGAGTACTTTGCTACTATCATCAAG GAGGTTGGCTCTGACCTGGAGGACGCCAAGTACCAATATGCGGAACCTCGTCTCTCAATCTACGGGCGATCAGCTGAGGAGTGGCCCAAGCTGGCCAGCTGGTTCAACAAACATCGGGTCTATTCCCCCAACATGAAGTGGATGATCCAAGTACCCAGGATATA TGATGTGTTCAGGTCTAAGAATTTCCTCCCACACTTCGGGAAGATgctggaaaatatatttgttccTTTGTTTGAGGCAACTGTCAATCCTCAAGCCCACAAAGAGCTGAGTGTCTTTCTACGCCAC ATCACTGGCTTTGACAGCGTGGATGATGAATCCAAGCACAGTGGACACATGTTCTGCACTAAAAGCCCAAAGCCAGAGCAATGGACTTCTGAGAAGAATCCATCCTACACCTACTACTTATACTATATGTATGCCAACATCCTGGTGCTTAACAACCTACGCAG GCAGCGTGGAATGAACACGTTCCTCTTTCGTCCACACTGCGGGGAAGCCGGGGCCATCACACACCTGCTTACAGCCTTTATGACAGCAGATAACATCTCCCATGGCCTCAACCTCAAGAAG AGCCCGGTGTTGCAGTATCTGTACTTCCTTGCCCGAATTCCCATTGCCATGTCCCCACTCAGCAACAACAGCCTCTTCCTGGAGTATGCAAAGAATCCATTGCTTGACTTCCACCAGAAGGGCCTCATGGTGTCCCTTTCTACAGATGACCCCATGCAGTTTCACTACACCAAG GAGGCCCTGATGGAGGAGTATGCCATTGCTGCCCAGGTCTTCAAGCTCAGCACCTGTGACATGTGTGAAATTGCCAGAAACAGTGTCCTGCAGTGTGGCATGTCCCACGAG GAGAAAGCCAAGTTCCTGGGTGAAAACTACTACGAAGAGGGGCCTCAAGGCAACGACATCAGAAAGACAAACGTGCCGCAGATCCGCATGGCCTACCGCTACGAGACCTGGTGCTACGAGCTCAACCTCATCGCCGAGGGCCTCAAAACCGACTAG
- the DENND2C gene encoding DENN domain-containing protein 2C isoform X2: protein MHPAGSADSSFSRSAVQTLSRSHCRNIKQKISQWEGRTQGCSSKEKQQLKDFGVKYDPSCDALPKVKPEHTEKGRKTGCKDPKSLGLDFREDAQSCLHTDDHGDPKLCACSPASQAKEKGEWLAGSQDPGVALPPGNFYTSQAPRRRVDPLLPGKAPAIPLNLQRKQGNSSSTERELKIKGVHSLCRTERNLENIYSEAEGQEEDPAAVPPPKPRRTFRYLAEKGASSCSDASATREAPLQKQHGGDTVSSSNNPEKRMAGRRIRGRTQRKSFEFEDIQGFRNQMATSNSHRLREETNGTTGSRLVYTQSEDNIYEDIICPAKENPYEDIRALPLPLWKVPSVWKLPPSRNTSRAPKPPPKPPFLSRKTLELKPSQTSFQGKVVKDTTLPVTLTEWKLFRAVEAASRRKNLPWLVLKIQEIFDSKRGKKRVKLLSPAVREASPRKGETCGNESDTENKPKSRHKCLLQMQSASKRNPHYQTLERDLIELQEQRLFELFVVVSLHRNVPEVTFTPRIIQQFPSKPEHPFRQSKDTEERLKVIPKFCFPDPKDWFPTSDLKSETFSFVLTGEDGSRWFGYCKKLLPEGKGKRLPEVYCIVSRLGCFNLFSKILDEVEKRREMSPALVHPFMRSVMEAPFPAPGCTITVRSFLPGTGHEVMELRRPLDSRLEHVDFECLFKCLSVSHMIRVFASLLLERRVIFVADNLSTLSKCGHAAVATLYPFTWQHTYIPVLPTSMIDIVCSPTPFLIGILSCSLPQLQDLPIEEVLIVDLCADKFLQEPATGKRQ from the exons ATGCACCCAGCAGGGTCAGCAGACAGCAGCTTCTCCCGCTCTGCTGTGCAGACCCTCTCCCGGAGCCACTGCCGCAACATCAAACAGAAGATCTCTCAGTGGGAAGGGAGGACACAAGGGTGCTCcagcaaagagaaacagcagctgaaggacTTTGGAGTAAAGTATGATCCCAGCTGTGATGCTCTACCCAAAGTGAAGCCAGAGCATACAGAAAAGGGCAGAAAGACTGGCTGCAAAGATCCAAAGAGTTTGGGTTTGGACTTCAGGGAAGATGCACAGAGCTGTTTGCACACTGATGACCATGGTGACCCCAAGCTCTGTGCATGCAGCCCAGCTTCCCAAGCCAAGGAGAAAGGAGAGTGGCTGGCAGGCTCCCAGGACCCAGGGGTAGCACTGCCCCCAGGGAACTTCTATACCTCACAAGCTCCACGGAGAAGAGTAGATCCCCTTCTGCCTGGCAAAGCCCCAGCAATTCCCTTGAACCTTCAGAGGAAGCAAGGGAACTCTAGTTCCACAGAAAGAGAACTTAAAATCAAAGGAGTGCACTCTCTCTGCAGGACAGAGAGGAACTTGGAAAACATTTACTCTGAGGCTGAGGGGCAAGAGGAAGATCCAGCTGCTGTCCCACCACCCAAGCCCCGTAGGACCTTCCGCTATCTTGCAGAAAAGGGTGCTAGTAGCTGTAGTGATGCCAGTGCTACCAGGGAAGCTCCCCTGCAAAAACAGCATGGAGGAGACACGGTGTCATCCTCCAACAATCCTGAGAAGAGAATGGCCGGCAGGAGGATCCGAGGGAGAACTCAGAG GAAATCTTTTGAGTTTGAGGACATCCAGGGCTTCCGCAACCAGATGGCaaccagcaactcccacaggCTGCGAGAAGAGACAAATGGCACTACAGGATCCAGGCTCGTCTACACACAGTCAGAAGACAACATCTACGAGGACATTATCT GTCCTGCAAAAGAGAACCCCTATGAAGATATTAGAGCATTGCCCTTGCCCCTGTGGAAGGTCCCATCTGTCTGGAAGCTACCACCCTCCCGGAACACCAGTAGGGCTCCCAAG CCTCCCCCAAAACCTCCCTTCCTTAGTCGCAAGACTCTTGAGCTAAAGCCTTCCCAGACAAGTTTCCAAGGGAAAGTGGTGAAGGACACTACCTTGCCTGTCACACTGACAGAGTGGAAGCTGTTCCGAGCAGTAGAGGCTGCTAGCAGGAGAAAGAACTTGCCCTGG CtggtattaaaaatacaggagaTCTTTGATTCTAAGCGAGGAAAAAAGAGGGTGAAGttgctcagccctgctgtgaGAGAAGCATCTCCACGGAAAG GTGAAACCTGTGGGAATGAAAGTGATACGGAAAATAAGCCAAAAA GTCGACATAAGTGCCTGCTGCAGATGCAGTCAGCCTCCAAGAGGAACCCTCACTACCAGACTTTGGAGAGGGATTTGATCGAGCTCCAGGAGCAGCGGCTGTTTGAGCTGTTTGTGGTGGTGTCGCTGCACAGGAACGTGCCGGAGGTGACGTTCACACCACGGATCATACAGCAGTTCCCCAGCAAG CCTGAACATCCCTTCAGACAGTCAAAGGATACTGAGGAGAGGCTAAAGGTCATTCCTAAATTCTGCTTTCCAGATCCCAAAGACTGGTTTCCCACATCagaccttaaaag tgaaacattttcttttgtgttgacTGGTGAGGATGGCAGCCGCTGGTTTGGGTACTGTAAGAAGCTCCTG ccagaagggaaagggaagcgTCTTCCTGAGGTATATTGCATCGTCAGCCGCCTGGGCTGCTTCAACCTCTTCTCCAAG ATCTTAGATGAAGTGGAGAAGCGGCGAGAgatgtccccagccctggtgcACCCGTTCATGCGCAGTGTGATGGAggctcctttccctgctcctgggtgCACCATCACTGTCAGGAGCTTCCTGCCAGGCACGGGACACGAG GTGATGGAGCTTCGCCGCCCCTTGGATTCTCGACTTGAACACGTTGACTTTGAATGCCTGTTTAAGTGTCTAAGTGTCTCTCACATGATTCGGGTCTTTGCTTCTCTCCTGCTGGAAAGGAGGGTGATCTTTGTTGCTGACAACTTAAG CACTTTGTCTAAATGTGGCCACGCCGCAGTTGCAACACTTTATCCCTTCACTTGGCAACACACCTACATACCAGTCCTGCCAACTTCTATGATCGATATTGTGTGCTCCCCAACCCCGTTCTTAATTGGCATTCTCTCCTGCTCGTTACCACAGCTCCAGGACCTGCCCATAGAAGAG GTTCTGATTGTTGATCTTTGTGCTGACAAGTTCTTGCAAGAG CCTGCAACTGGAAAGAGGCAATAA
- the BCAS2 gene encoding pre-mRNA-splicing factor SPF27 isoform X2: MAGPGLVAGDVVVDALPYFDQGYEAPGVREAAAALVEEETRRYRPTKNYLSYLPAHDYSAFETEIMRNEFERLAARQPLELLSMKRYELPAPSSGQKNDITAWQECVNNSMAQLEHQAVRIENLELMSQHGCNAWKVYNEHLVHMIEQAQKELQKLRKSIQDLNWQRKNMQLTAGAKLREMESTWVSLVSKNYEIERTIVQLENEISQIKQQHGEANKENIQQDFQ, translated from the exons ATGGCGGGCCCGGGCCTGGTGGCCGGCGACGTGGTGGTGGACGCGCTGCCCTACTTCGACCAGGGCTACGAGGCGCCGGGCGTCCGGGAGGCG GCCGCGGCGCTGGTGGAGGAGGAGACGCGGCGCTACCGGCCGACCAAGAACTATCTCAGCTACCTGCCGGCGCACGACTACAGCGCCTTCGAG ACCGAGATCATGCGGAACGAGTTCGAGCGCCTGGCGGCCCGGCAGCCCCTCGAGCTGCTCAGCATGAAGAG GTACGAGCTGCCGGCCCCGTCCTCCGGGCAGAAGAACGACATCACGGCGTGGCAGGAGTGTGTGAACAACTCCATGGCGCAGCTGGAGCACCAGGCCGTCCGCATCGAGAACCTGGAGCTAATGTCGCAGCACGGCTGTAACGCCTGGAAGGTGTACAACGA ACATCTGGTTCATATGATTGAGCAAGCCCAGAAGGAGCTTCAGAAGTTGAG GAAAAGCATTCAAGATCTGAACTGGCAGCGGAAGAACATGCAGCTCACAGCTGGGGCTAAGCTACGAGAAATGGAATCAAC ATGGGTCTCTCTTGTCAGTAAAAATTACGAGATTGAACGAACAATTGTGCAgctagaaaatgaaatttcacaAATCAAACAGCAGCACGGGGAAGCAAACAAGGAGAACATCCAGCAGGATTTCCAGTGA